From the Candidatus Methylomirabilota bacterium genome, one window contains:
- a CDS encoding gamma-glutamyl-gamma-aminobutyrate hydrolase family protein has product MLPRIGITGSVAPSRIGTRRTFLNEPYVVGIREAGGLPLVVTPAHADDSLRELYELLDGLVLSGGEDVEPARYGEAVAHPGVESVPERDAMEFRLLEWALADGLPVLAICRGIQVLNVALGGSLYQDLPAEHAHDVRHDQTRAEPPVARARPSHAVTVRTGSFLGGLVGEGELQVNSMHHQGIKALASALCPVGYAADGLIEAVEANEPVASGFLVGVQWHPEELALTGEDPASRRLFEAFVAAAAKQQRR; this is encoded by the coding sequence GTGCTGCCGCGAATCGGGATCACCGGCTCCGTCGCGCCGTCCCGCATCGGAACGCGCCGAACCTTCCTCAACGAGCCCTACGTCGTCGGGATCCGGGAGGCCGGCGGACTTCCCCTCGTCGTCACGCCAGCCCACGCGGACGACAGCCTCCGCGAGCTCTACGAGCTACTCGACGGCCTCGTCCTTTCGGGCGGCGAGGACGTGGAGCCCGCGCGCTACGGCGAGGCCGTGGCCCATCCCGGCGTCGAGAGCGTCCCGGAGCGCGACGCGATGGAATTCCGCCTGCTCGAGTGGGCTCTCGCGGACGGACTGCCGGTGCTCGCCATCTGCCGGGGGATCCAGGTGCTCAACGTGGCACTGGGCGGAAGCCTCTACCAGGACCTGCCGGCCGAGCACGCGCACGACGTGCGGCATGACCAGACCCGGGCCGAGCCTCCGGTGGCCCGGGCCCGGCCGAGTCACGCCGTGACCGTGCGGACAGGCTCCTTTCTCGGCGGCCTGGTCGGCGAGGGCGAGCTCCAGGTCAACAGCATGCACCACCAGGGGATCAAGGCGCTGGCCTCCGCCCTCTGCCCGGTCGGCTACGCCGCCGACGGTCTCATCGAGGCCGTCGAGGCGAACGAGCCCGTAGCCTCGGGCTTTCTGGTCGGGGTGCAGTGGCACCCCGAAGAGCTGGCGCTCACCGGAGAAGACCCCGCCTCGCGCCGGCTCTTCGAGGCCTTCGTCGCCGCCGCCGCCAAGCAGCAGCGGCGCTAG
- a CDS encoding gamma-glutamyltransferase family protein has product MTVDSAQERVGTGPGGRALRPEALGTRHAVAAGHPLAALAAFRVLDAGGNAVDAGVAGAICLGVVHSDIVNVAGVAPIMIYDATRRELATVSGLGPWPRRASLEFFQRECRREIPEGLLRTVVPASPDAWITALERFGTLGFAEAAAPAIELARDGFPLSPFVAEIIGQNEARYRRWPTSAPIYLPGGRPPVPGQRFVQADLGRTLAYMAAEDRAAAARGGRVAGLQAARDAFYRGDIAATIVRYHAQEGGLLTREDLAEFRVGVEPAVRTAFGEYEVFGCGFWCQGPVLLQMLNILAGVDLGRLGHNTPAYIHVVTEAMKLAFADREAYYGDPRHVKVPADGLLDPAYGARRQGLIDETRACPEMPPPGDPAGGHAVLPSWTGPLDPQGPLPDALDTSYIAVVDRDGNAFSATPSDVSTDTPIIPGTGLAVSSRGSQSWLAPEHPSAVAPGKRPRLTPNPAMVFKDGRLVMPFGTPGGDVQTQAMLQVFLNIIVFGLSPQAAIEAPRFASQSFPDSFWPHRYFPGRLTLERRIPDATAHALADRGHRVERWGDWEWRAGAVCLVRVDDAGVRWGAADPRRDSYAVAW; this is encoded by the coding sequence ATGACCGTCGATTCCGCGCAGGAGCGCGTCGGGACCGGGCCGGGGGGGCGCGCGCTCCGACCCGAGGCGCTCGGCACCCGCCACGCGGTCGCGGCCGGCCACCCGCTGGCAGCGCTCGCGGCTTTCCGGGTGCTGGACGCCGGTGGAAACGCGGTCGACGCGGGCGTGGCGGGCGCGATCTGCCTGGGGGTCGTCCACTCCGACATCGTCAACGTCGCCGGTGTGGCGCCGATCATGATCTACGACGCCACCCGCCGCGAGCTGGCGACGGTGTCCGGGCTCGGGCCCTGGCCGCGCCGGGCCAGCCTCGAGTTCTTCCAGCGCGAATGTCGACGCGAGATCCCCGAGGGCCTCCTGCGCACCGTCGTGCCGGCATCGCCCGACGCCTGGATCACGGCGCTCGAGCGCTTCGGCACGCTCGGGTTCGCCGAGGCGGCCGCGCCCGCCATCGAGCTCGCGCGCGACGGCTTTCCCCTGAGCCCCTTTGTAGCCGAGATCATCGGCCAGAACGAGGCCCGTTACCGGCGCTGGCCGACCTCCGCCCCGATCTACCTGCCCGGCGGGCGTCCCCCGGTCCCCGGCCAGCGCTTCGTGCAGGCCGACCTCGGGCGCACGCTCGCCTACATGGCGGCCGAGGACCGCGCCGCTGCCGCGCGAGGAGGCCGGGTCGCCGGGCTCCAGGCGGCCCGGGACGCTTTCTACCGGGGTGACATCGCCGCCACGATCGTCCGGTATCACGCCCAGGAAGGCGGCCTCCTCACCCGCGAGGACCTCGCCGAGTTCCGCGTGGGCGTGGAGCCGGCCGTGCGGACGGCGTTCGGAGAGTACGAGGTCTTCGGCTGCGGCTTCTGGTGCCAGGGGCCGGTGCTGCTCCAGATGCTGAACATCCTGGCCGGCGTGGATCTCGGCAGGCTCGGTCACAACACGCCCGCCTACATCCACGTCGTCACCGAGGCCATGAAGCTCGCGTTCGCCGACCGCGAGGCATACTACGGGGATCCGCGGCACGTGAAGGTGCCGGCCGACGGGCTGCTCGACCCGGCCTACGGCGCACGGCGCCAGGGCCTCATCGACGAGACGCGGGCGTGTCCGGAGATGCCGCCGCCCGGCGACCCGGCGGGGGGCCACGCGGTGCTGCCCTCGTGGACCGGCCCGCTCGATCCGCAGGGCCCCCTGCCTGACGCCCTCGACACGTCCTACATCGCGGTGGTCGACCGGGACGGGAACGCGTTCTCGGCCACGCCCAGCGACGTCTCGACGGACACGCCCATCATTCCCGGCACCGGCCTCGCGGTCTCCTCACGCGGCTCCCAGTCCTGGCTGGCCCCCGAGCACCCCAGCGCGGTCGCGCCGGGCAAGCGCCCGCGGCTCACCCCGAACCCGGCGATGGTCTTCAAGGATGGCCGTCTCGTCATGCCGTTCGGCACCCCCGGGGGGGACGTTCAGACTCAGGCCATGTTGCAGGTCTTCCTGAACATCATCGTCTTCGGCCTGAGCCCTCAGGCGGCGATCGAGGCCCCGCGGTTCGCCAGCCAGTCGTTTCCCGACTCGTTCTGGCCACACCGATACTTCCCGGGCCGCCTCACGCTCGAGCGGCGCATCCCCGATGCGACCGCGCACGCGCTCGCCGACCGCGGACACCGGGTGGAGCGCTGGGGGGACTGGGAGTGGCGGGCCGGCGCCGTCTGTCTCGTGCGCGTCGACGACGCGGGCGTGCGCTGGGGCGCGGCCGATCCCCGCCGGGACTCCTACGCCGTCGCCTGGTAG